ACTAAATCCACAAAAGCAAATAGTATTGCCATGGGTGACCATATGTTACCGGTCACAACCACATGATCAAAATTGCACGATCTCCTAAAATCCGGTATATTCCGCTTAATAAAAGGAACAATCTTACCAGTGGATCTGAGTCACCTGGGTACCATCTTGTAGTTCCACAGATCACACTTTTGTGCGAACAGGGTCCAGATGAAACTCACTGTCCCTAGAAAGCCCTTTCAGGCTTAAAAGTCTCTATTGCCCGACCAGGGCAGCCTAACCCTACAAtattagaggccctggatgtccCTGCCTAAGGGTACTAACGGATTGAGGACCCCCAAGGCAGAAGAATACCCTACGCATTTCATCTGTCGTTACTAAAGCCTCATCAGGGGATAAAAAGCTGAAAGGGGGTGACCTCCTGTAGCTGATGTATGCTAGAGGGAACCGACCACTATCATTATGGTAGAATTATTTATTCCATATATTTATACAGTGAGTGCAGAATGTGCGCAATTGAATCTATTAACATTTTACACTATTGATAAATATATTTAATTCTACTTTTTTTGGTCCATGCTCCTAGAtgtttatgaaaattgtagaatattcaACGATTAAGGCAAAAATTCCCAGCTGGATTAATTATTACAAAAGTAGAACATATAGTCACTAAGGCCTTGTTAGGGCTGTTTTTTCAGTTATTAATTAAGAGATTGTCTTCAAACCTCAAAGGAAATGGCTTCCCCCTGAATAAATCTTACAAGCTATATATTACCTTGAGTAGCTGCACCTCCTTTAACCTTCTCAAGGTGAAGACAATGAAAAATTGACATGTTTTTGACCAAAGCTGCATGAACTGATAATACATAAAGAGGTATCTTCAAGACTTTattaaatgcagaataaaataaTCTACAGGTgacaattagaatattgtgcaaaagtccatttatttcagtaatgtaaattaaaaggaattgcattaatgcagcttaaaaatagaattttgtgaaaaggttcaatattctaggctcaaagtgtcacactctagtcagctaattaatccataccccctgagcaaaggggacctcaaaattgtgactttggggtttcataagctacaGTATAAGccctaatcatccaaattataacaaacacGGGtacaggcttgaaatatctcgctttgcatgtaatatctcatatattagtttcaccttttaagttgcattagtgAAATAAATGAATTTTGCACGACATTCtaatttttttgagtttcacttGTACACAGGAACCCCCGCAGCAGGTCAGTCTGGATTTAATCAAATttcgaaaatatattttttaacttcaaTGGTTTGGGAAATTCAATCTAGTGCTGAATACTACACCTTTTCCTATAAAGAAGTGTAAGTCCGATCCTTTTCGAATTATAATTTTACAAACAAATTTACAAACATTTCATTTTAATATTAAAAAGAACATTGCGAGGATCAAACATTTTGTTGAATCTTTAGACATTCATTTGCTTTCCAACAGAATCAGACCTTCGACCagtaaaaattgatattttacttacACCAAAAATACCTGACATTTTTATGCCTCACAAGTTCTCTACACCCTTAGCAGAAAAGGATTTGACCTTAAACCACACAAAGATTTGAACTGATTTCATACACTCTATCATATTCACTGTATTTTACCATAGGCCTTCATAAGGAGTTGGACCACCTTTTGCAGctctaacaccccccccccccccgctgtaaTATCAGTTGAATATCCATCACTTATCTGTTTTTATAGAATATCTTTATTTATGGAAGACAGAAACAaaacctttgtgacagaattCATCCTTTTAGCTTTCTCAGAGTTCCATCAGTATCAGATTTTACTTTTTACTGTTGTCTTATTTGCGTACATTGCTTGTATTACTGGAAATATGACTATAATTCTGATGATTATAGTGGAACAGTCTCTCCATGTGCCCATGTATTATTTTATTAGCATATTTGCTGCTGAAGAAATCTTAATGGTTTCTATTGTAATTCCAAAGCTTTTAGCTATCCTTATGGCAGGTAATCAGAAGATATCTTTTATAAATTGCTTTGTAcagctatatatatttattaccttgGGGCAAGTGGTAAGTATATGCATCATGATAATGGCCTATGATAGACACTTGGCCATTAACAAGCCATTGCATTATACAGTTATTATGAATCAAACCCTCTGTATAGGGCTGGTGATTCTTCCATGGATTTTTAGCTTGTCTAGCTCTTTAATTGTGACACTGTTTACAATGTTTTTGGATTTTTGTGGCCCTAATAAGGTCAACAATTTCTTCTGTGAAGTTTGTCCATTGCAGAGTCTGGCATGTTCAGATACATATATCATCAATACAGTGACAACCACCGCtgctgccatagcaactgtcCTCCCATTCATTATAATTGTTGGGCTCTATACCAAAATCATTATGACTGTTTTCAAGATAAAGAGTTCTTTGGGTAAACAGAAAGCGTTCTCCACATGTTCATCTCATCTAATAGTTGCCATGTTATTTTTCATGACTGTCTTTATTATCTATCTTACTCCTTATGACAGCCAACGTGATAAATATTATTCTCTCATTTACTTTCTCATTAACCCGGTAGTCAACCCTTTTATATATGCATTAAGGAATAGGGATGTGAGAAATATTCTAAAGAAATATCTTAAATTTCAAACCAAACTTGAACATTAAACAGTAGAATTACCTATGTCTAACACCACCGAATAATCAGAAGGTTTGTTCACCAATGACCATACAAAAAGGAAAGCCTCTAATTCTACAATTTCAGTATTTTATTTTCCAGTTCTTTTGGAGGATGTAGGCTCCACTCATCTTCTAACCCAAGGCTTCAATAATTCCTTTTCCTGGTAAAAGGGCATCTCTCCATCATCATGTCTAATACTACCTGTTAAGATTCTGTTCTATTCTCAAACCTGCCTCATATGCAAAAACTCATAGCTTTATTATTCAAAGATGGTTGGAAGCAGAGCCTCACTAGAATGGCTTCCCACACACTATATCTCCCTGTTCATAAAGGTGGTTTGGGATTTCCACAAATCACAAGCTATTATTGACATTAGATCAGGTAAGACGATGGAAGAACCCAAACAACATCAAACATTGTGAAACTTTGGAGAGGACCTTCTTGACTAAATTTTCTCCTCAGACATCTCTGTGCCAATTTTAATTAGAACAAAAAATGCTTAATCACCTTTattacaattaaccccttaaggacacagcctttttacaccttaggaccaggccattttttgcaaatctgaccagagtcactttaagtgcagataactttaaaaacgctttgacttatccaggccgttctgagattgttttttcgtcacatattgtacttcatgacactggtaaaatgaagtccaaaaaattattttttttgcaccaaaaaatacctaatttaacaaaaatttagaaaaatttgcaaatttcaaagtgtcagtttctctacttctgtaattcatagtaatacccctaaaaattgtgatgactttacattccccatatgtctacttcatgtttgaattattttgggaatgatattttagtttttggggatgttacaaggctgagaagtttagaagcaaatcttgacatttttcagaaatttacaaaaacccaatttttagggaccactacagctctgaagtcactttgcgatgcttacataatagaaaccacccaaaaatgaccccattctagaaactacacccctcaaggtattcaaaactgattttacaaactttgttaaccctttaggtgttgcacaagagttattggcaaatggggatgaaatttgagaattacatttttttgcctaattttccattttaaccaatttttttccactaacaaaacaagggttaacagccaaacaagactgtatctttattgccctgactctgccgtttacagaaacaccccatatgtggccgtaaactactgtatggccacacagtggggcgtagagtgaaaggtgcgccatatggtttttggaaggcaggttttgctggactggttttttgacaccatgtcccatttgaagcccccctgatgcacccctagagtagaaactccataaaagtgaccccatctaagaaactacacccctcaaggtattcaaaactgattttacaaactttgttaaccctttaggtgttgcacaagatttaatggaaaatagagatacgatttcaaaatgtcactttttttggcagattttccattttaatattttttttacagttacaaagcaagggttaacagccaaacaaaactcattatttatggccctgattctgtagtttacagaaacaccccatatgtgatcgtaaatggctgtacgggcacacgacagggcgcagaaggaaaggaatgccatacggtttttggaaggcagattttgctggactgtttttttttacaccatgtcccatttgaagcccccctgatgcgcccctagagtagaaactccaaaaaagtgaccccattttagaaactacgggatacggtggcagtttttttggtactagtttagggtacatatgatttttggttgctctatattacactttttgtgcggcaaggtaacaagaaatagcttttttggcaccgtttctttttgttatttacaaaattcatctgacaggttagatcatgtggtaattttttagagcaggttgtcacggaggcggcgatacccaatatgtatacaattttttttatttatgtaagttttacacaatgaattaatttttaaaacaaaaaaaagttttagtgtctccatagtctaagagccatagtttttttcagtttttgggcgattatcttaagtagggtctcattttttgcgggatgaggttacggttttattggcactattttggggtgcatatgactttttgatcgcttgctattacactttttgtgacgtaagatgacaaaaaattgctttttttacacctttttttttt
This region of Bufo gargarizans isolate SCDJY-AF-19 chromosome 11, ASM1485885v1, whole genome shotgun sequence genomic DNA includes:
- the LOC122921294 gene encoding olfactory receptor 13A1-like is translated as MEDRNKTFVTEFILLAFSEFHQYQILLFTVVLFAYIACITGNMTIILMIIVEQSLHVPMYYFISIFAAEEILMVSIVIPKLLAILMAGNQKISFINCFVQLYIFITLGQVVSICIMIMAYDRHLAINKPLHYTVIMNQTLCIGLVILPWIFSLSSSLIVTLFTMFLDFCGPNKVNNFFCEVCPLQSLACSDTYIINTVTTTAAAIATVLPFIIIVGLYTKIIMTVFKIKSSLGKQKAFSTCSSHLIVAMLFFMTVFIIYLTPYDSQRDKYYSLIYFLINPVVNPFIYALRNRDVRNILKKYLKFQTKLEH